The Euphorbia lathyris chromosome 4, ddEupLath1.1, whole genome shotgun sequence genomic interval aactAAAGTATAAAGACCAAACATGAAATTATTGTAGAGGTAAAAAAAGTAATAGTAAATAATATAGAGACTAAAAGTGAAATTAACAATAAATTAaggacaaaataaaaaaagctCGTAATTTACCTGTAAATACATGTTCGTGATTttaaagtctataaatagagatATGTATATGTTTTGTTAAAAAGAATAGTAGTTTAAATTAAACCATTAAATTTCGGTGACAATCAAATgtatttttatctttaaaaaaGTTATATTTACTTATTGACAAAACAACCTACACTCAAATTGAATTGTCGTTGTGTAAAATAAACTTAAGCAtcgatttaatttttaaactatcaaatttataaaaaacaaatcaTGAAATGTCCACCGTataatttttagttttgatTTGAAATGGCTATATTTTATAGGATGGTATTTCATGgatatgtaaatataattttacttttaaagataaaaatatccCTAATTGTCGTTAAAGTTTAATAATGCAATTTAAAATAGTTTTGTCAATAAAGTATACCCGTGAAATCTatttacaaaattttaaattatggACCTGTATTTGCCAATAGGactaactaaaaaaaaaaaaaaaaatactaaacgtGTTCAAATTAAAGTATAAAGATCAATGTAAGTAAACATGTTAATGTTGGGCCCATTGGGCTTTTGATAAAAAATGATGGGTgatttacatgaaaatcataaatgaaaataatattattgttttatcatttttattagtttaattcttaatatatcagaATATCcatctttattttataaatgtcaggttaatttttttaaaaaattaattggtgATATGGTAAATGAAAATTACTTATTGTCAAAActgtaattaaattttaaaatttgaatttctgtgtaaataTCCCAAAAATGATTAGTACGCTGGCTTGagcttaaaaataaaatttcaaattcAAGTTAAGCCCTGTTTGTTTGGaggaaaatattgtgttctgaAAGATTTTATgcaggaaaaataaaatatcatgtaggaaaataaaatatttttctgtgtttggtaataatactaaaaaatattttacgttgtttggctacaacactggaaaatattttccaaccactaaatatagattttctgtatttttattttcaattgtatatataaaacaaacaaaaaaaaagagatttaCATGTATTAAGCACAAATTAAGCACAAGCAACACACATAAACTGTAAGGTGCCGTTTGGTTCACAGAATGGAATGAAATAGAATTGTTATTACAAAGAAATAGAATAGAATAACAAAGAATTGAATAGAAATTGTTTAGGAATAactattcctatgtttggttggtAGAATAACatagaatataatatataatttttcattcaaaatacAATATTACCCTCAAATCTATTATTATAAATTGTCCGTTTTCTGAtgttattaacgttattgtgtttttttttgcatttttctttgtgttttcacgtttagtttttCAATTTTCGGCTTTtccgtttttctttttttttcgcgttttttattttttgcattttgttactttttcgtgttattcacgtttttttcgtatttttcatgttctcgtattttttacgttttcgtgttttgtttgtatttttgtCTTTCCATGTTTATCGTgtttttcacgtattgtcatgtttttgtgttttagcatttttcgcgttttcatgtttttcgtattttttcatgttttcgcatttttttttgtatttttcacgtttttgtatattttgtgTTTTGTTACTTTTTTGCGTTGTTCATGTTTATTACTTTTTCAAGTATTtgcttttttgcgtttttgtgtttttcgcatttgttcacattttcatgttttttaagggtttttttttcatatctcgTGTTTTGTGACGTTTtcacgttattcatgtttttcgtgtttcatatttttcgtatttttatattttctaacgttttccCCATTTTTCTCTAAACGCGTATGTTTTACCctttacccttttgaaaaggGTAAACCATTTTCCCTCAtttctttcttcattttccATTGATTTACCATTTTCCTCTGACTTATTTTTCTGTCCAAACAAACACTggaaaattgggaaaatatttcctgcagaatattttcccccaaacaaacagGGCCTAACTAAGTctatctaaaaaaatatataatttttaataataaaattacaattatactcgaaaattaatatttaatatataaattaaataataatattaatatagcGTATCAAGATGTATTGATTCGTGCTATTGTTATAAAATTTAAACCCACCTTAAATATAAATAGGTTTTAGTAGATTTGGTTTGATCGAgtgtaaaattattttttcttatctAAATCTAAATCATTGGACGGATCTAGGCCAGTATCCAAACCCAGGCCTAAGACCGTGAAGAATGTTATGGTAACAATGTAATAATATTTGAGAAAAAtgcttaatataaaaataaaagtaaaataataaaaagacgAAGTAGGAgattttttttggttaattataaataacgaTAATGTGGTTTGGTCAATTTGTAGACCGATACCTGATACCtatggtattttttttataaacgtaattctgtggtttgcaaaattttacatttgaattcactttgtcagaatttgatcgataacgacctcgaaatgaaatttttcaagagttaaatagTTAATAGTTTCGGACAGACTTCCAAGAATTTGAAGTCTGATGATATCCGGGTTAGAGATAGGCTTTTATCAGCCATAAAAAACAGCGTTCCCTGGTCTCTAATTAATAGTGcgaggaagaagaaaagtagTCGAAGACTACGAGAGGAGGCTTTTATCAGAAATGAAAAACTTGGCAATTTAATCACCGAAATTCTTTGCATTTGAAACCGGTATTTTAATTATCAATTTTATACGCTTTTGTCATGGTTAAAATTAATATTACAATGGAAAATTTTATTAACTAATCTTTAGTGTTAAATCTTCTTTTACAAACTCAACCTGCATTCTCGAATACGAACATTCTaactgaaatttttaaaaattaattaagttattaaaaagaaaattgataattattaatttttgaagatggaaaagaaaagaaaaatatgattttaaacaaaaaaatttttttgttttaaataattcattattcttcTTTTAAACTATAAATATATTTGTTAATATAATTATACCTATATGATATTCCAGTTAAAATTTCTTACCATACTAATAAGTTCCGACTAAACTTTTATCATCAAATACTCATATTTAGGTTGTGAAAGTGCGTACACAATCAAAGTTTAAAATACCATTTTTGGAAGCAAAGAATTCGATGATCCTATTACTAGATTCATTATCAAATGTAATAATACTATTATATTATATGTGACACTAGACTCTCGATAATTCCATCACTGAATTCTTTATATTTGAAACGTGTATTTTAAACATTATCTTCTaagtgaaaattttaaaaatcagtTAAGCTATTTTTGAggggaaaaaaaaagaacttttgataattattaattttttaagaagaaaaataaaagaaaaatatgattttctttCCTTCTCATTTTCCTTCACTCCAAACGTGCCTAGTAAAAACTCACTGCCGTCCAACCCCAATTTGGGATGTGACGTCAACGCCGGTCAAACGCACGGCCATCTGCACCCTTATCTTCCCTTCGGATCtgattcttctctttcttctcttccACCGGTGGATTATAGCGCCATTCTTCCTTCTCTTCTCTTCCCTTCCTTCTAATTTCATTTCCTTCTATCCATGGATCCCGCCGTCCGCTCCCACCCCCGTCACAGCCGCGCATCCTCTTCCGGCGGTGGCCGCGAAGACTGTTGGACCGAAGGCGCGACGGAGACTCTCATAGAGGCTTGGGGTGAACGCTACGTTAATCTCAACCGAGGAAATTTCCGGCAAAAGGACTGGAAAGAAGTCGCCGACGCTGTCAATGCCCGTCCAGACGGGGTGAGGCCAGGGAAAACTGATGCTCAGTGCAAGAATCGGATAGACACGTTGAAGAAGAAGTTCAAGCTCGAAAAATCAAAACCCTCGCCGTCCACATGGCCGTTCTATTACCGACTCGAGTCTCTTATAGGCGTGAACTCTACTCCCACTCCGAAAAAGAAGCCTTCCTCCTCCGCTGTTACCTTGACCGTGAAATCGAAGGTGAATGTTAAGCCGGAGCCTTATTCTGGCGTGTCGAATTCCACAGAGGCGTCGTTTGACAACGGCGATGAGGAAGATACAGACATAGCGTTTGATGAGAGAGTCATAAAGAAACAACATCGGATGGAGGATGTAGATTTCTCCGATGGAGTTGTGTGTAGGGAATTGGCGAGAGCTATACTGAAATTTGCAGAAATTTATGAGAGAATCGAGAGTTCTAAGCAGCAGAGAATGATGGAGCTAGAGAAACAGAGAATGGAGTTGACTAAGGAACTTGAGTTCGAAAGGATTAACATGTTCATGGATGCACAATTGGACCTCGAGAAGAAGACAACAAAGCGCGCCAAATATGGGTCTTCTGATTCAGGTTCATTTCGTTCTAGTTATGATTCTCTACCAGTTTTTGTTTGATACATTGTGTTTTTAGTATTGAAATTGGTTGATTTGCGCAAATTGGAAGTGAATTAGTTTCATAGACTTGTAGCtattacttcaaaaaaaaaagagctggtgtcttgattttttttttctgactTATTATGCTATGTCCATTGGTGTTGTTGATTGTTCTTCTTTGCattcatcattttttatttttgaggatAATTTGTCTGATATGTAGACAGGAAGATGCTGCTTCTGAAGGTTTCGTTGCTGAAACTATTTTTTCTCAGTTTATTGTAGATGCTTTTTTGTATAAATGTTGGTTGAGGGTGCATGTGCAAGTCTTATTCTAGTCTATGTTGGATTTTTGTTACTTTTGTTTGTTTAGCAGGTTTAGTTTCATCCATTCCCGAGAAAAAACAGACAACTGTTTCACtgtacaaattttttttatggaggTTCTCCATTCGTCCATAACTGGAATTGTATAAAGGGACAATGAGCAAATTTAGCGTTATGTTTATTGAAGAACATATTAGACTTTATGCTCAAAATCGTGCAGTATTAACAGTGATGTTTTGCAGATGGAGCATATTCAGACTCCATTAACATTGAGTTTTGTGGATGGAGCAATTTCAAACTCCATTGACGTTTTGTGGATGGAGCAATTTCAGACTCCATTAATGGCAGTTCCAACAGAAGTCTATTTCCTGTTAAATTGGCTCCACGTCTATACCCCTATGGTTATAAACTCTGAAGCACGGACACGGCTCTACCCTAACGTATCCGGTGTCGGATACGGTTCCGACACGGAAACGGCCGGACACGCCAGGGACACCGTGTCGGGGCCGTTTCCGCAATTTCGAAAAATTGGACACGCGTATCCGTGAAGGATACGCGTGTCCCGGAGAAAAAAACTCCGATTAATCGCTGCTGTAGATAGAAGAC includes:
- the LOC136226264 gene encoding trihelix transcription factor ENAP2 codes for the protein MDPAVRSHPRHSRASSSGGGREDCWTEGATETLIEAWGERYVNLNRGNFRQKDWKEVADAVNARPDGVRPGKTDAQCKNRIDTLKKKFKLEKSKPSPSTWPFYYRLESLIGVNSTPTPKKKPSSSAVTLTVKSKVNVKPEPYSGVSNSTEASFDNGDEEDTDIAFDERVIKKQHRMEDVDFSDGVVCRELARAILKFAEIYERIESSKQQRMMELEKQRMELTKELEFERINMFMDAQLDLEKKTTKRAKYGSSDSGKKS